The Pseudogulbenkiania sp. MAI-1 sequence CTTCATTCTGTTCGATCTCGAAATCACCTTCTTGTTCCCGTGGGCCGTCGTGCTGAAGGAACTGGGTGTGTTCGGGTTTGGTGTCATGCTGGAGTTCATCGCGGTTCTGACGCTGGGCTTCGTCTACATGTGGAAAAAGGGAGCCCTGGAATGGGAGTAGAAGGTATTCTCGAAAAAGGTTTCATCACTACCACCGCCGATAAGCTTATCAATTACACGCGTACCGGTTCGCTGTGGCCGATGACCTTCGGCCTCGCCTGCTGTGCGGTGGAAATGATGCATGCGGGCGCGGCCCGTTACGACCTCGACCGTTTCGGCGTGGTGTTTCGTCCCAGCCCGCGTCAGTCCGACCTGATGATCGTGGCCGGCACGCTGTGCAACAAGATGGCCCCCGCCCTGCGCAAAGTCTACGACCAGATGGCCGAGCCGCGTTGGGTCATCTCCATGGGGTCCTGTGCCAACGGTGGTGGCTACTATCACTATTCGTACTCCGTCGTCCGGGGTTGCGACCGAATCGTTCCTGTGGATGTCTACGTGCCCGGCTGTCCTCCGACCGCCGAAGCGCTGCTGTACGGCATCATCCAGCTGCAGAACAAGATCAAACGTACCAACACCATTGCCCGCTAAGGTAGAAACCCATGGCCTCCAAAATGGAAGCGCTCAAGTCGGTGGTCGAGCAGGTTCTGGGCGACAGACTTGTCCAGAGCACGCTGGCGCTCGATGAGCTGACCATCGTCTGCAAGGCAGAAAACATCGTCGACGTGGCTACCCTGCTGCGCGATCATGCCGAATTGTCGTTCGAGCAACTGATCGATCTGTGCGGCCTCGACTACAGCACCTACAAGGACCAGCCCTGGGACGGTCCGCGTTTCGCCGTCGTCTATCATCTGCTGTCCCTCAAACACAACTGGCGCATCCGCCTCAAGACTTTCGCACCGGAAGACGATTTCCCCGTGGTGAATTCCGTCGTCGACGTGTGGAATTCCGCCAACTGGTTCGAGCGCGAGGCGTTCGACTTCTTCGGCATCGTCTTCGACGGCCATCCGGACCTGCGCCGCATCCTGACCGACTACGGTTTCGTCGGCCATCCGTTCCGCAAGGACTTCCCGCTGTCCGGCTACGTCGAAATGCGTTATGACCCGACCCAGCAACGGGTGATCTACCAGCCGGTCACCATCGAACCGCGGGAAATCACCCCGCGCATCATTCGCGAGGAGACCTACGGTGGCTGAGATTCGCAACTACACGCTCAACTTCGGTCCGCAGCACCCGGCCGCCCACGGCGTGCTGCGTCTGGTACTGGAACTCGACGGTGAAGTGATCCAGCGCGCCGACCCGCACGTCGGCCTGCTGCATCGCGGCACCGAGAAGCTGGCCGAAAGCAAGACCTTCATCCAGTCGTTGCCCTACATGGACCGCCTCGACTACGTGTCGATGATGTGTAACGAACACGCCTACTGCCTGGCTATCGAGAAGCTGCTCGGGGTGGAAGTTCCCGAGCGGGCGCAATACATCCGTGTCATGTTCGCCGAGATCACCCGTATCCTGAACCACCTGCTGTGGATCGGGGCGCACGCCATCGACATCGGCGCGATGACCATGTTCCTGTACGCCTTCCGCGAGCGTGAAGACCTGATGGACTGCTACGAGGCGGTCTCCGGTGCGCGCATGCACGCGGCGTACTTCCGTCCGGGCGGCGTCTATCGCGACCTGCCGGACTCGATGCCGCAGTACACCGTCTCCAAGATCAAGAACGCGCGTGAACTGGCCAAGCTCAACGAAGGCCGCCAGGGCACCATGCTGGACTTCATCGACGACTTCACCCAGCGCTTCCCGAAGTGCGTGGACGAGTACGAGACCCTGCTGACCGACAACCGCATCTGGAAGCAGCGTACCGTCGGCATCGGCGTGGTGTCGCCGGAGCGTGCGCTGAACCTCGGCTTCACCGGCCCGATGCTGCGTGGTTCGGGCATCGAGTGGGACCTGCGCAAGAAACAGCCGTACGACGTGTACGACCGCATGGATTTCGACATCCCGGTCGGCGTCAACGGCGACTGCTACGACCGCTATCTGGTGCGCATCGAGGAAATGCGCCAATCCAACCGCATCGTCAAGCAATGCGTCGATTGGCTCAAGAAGAATCCGGGTCCGGTCATCACCGACAACTTCAAGGTCGCTCCGCCTTCGCGTGAAGGCATGAAGAGCAACATGGAAGAGCTGATCCACCACTTCAAGCTGTTCACCGAAGGCATGCACGTGCCGGAAGGCGAGGCCTACGCCGCGGTGGAACACCCCAAGGGTGAGTTCGGCATCTACCTGGTGTCGGATGGCGCCAACAAGCCGTACCGTCTGAAAATCCGCGCTCCCGGCTATGCCCACCTGGCGGCCCTGGACGAAATGTCGCGCGGCCACATGATCGCCGACGTGGTCGCGATCATCGGTACTCAGGATATCGTGTTTGGGGAGATTGACCGCTGATGCTGTCCGCACAATCGCTTGCCTTGATCGACCGCGAGGTCGCCAAATATCCGGCCGACCAGAAGCGCTCCGCCGTCATGGGCGCGCTGCGCATCGCGCTGGAAGAACGGCGTTCCACCGGTGAAACCCCGGAGGCCCGCTGCCTGAATAGCGAGGTGATCGAGTTCGTCGCCAACTACCTGGAAATTCCGCCGGTAGCCGCCTACGAAGTCGCCACCTTCTACAACATGTACGACATGAAGCCGGTGGGCAAATACAAGATCACCGTCTGCACCAACCTGCCCTGTGCGCTGCGCGGCGGCGTCAACGCTGCCGAGTACATCTCGGACAAGCTGGGCATCGCCATCGGCGAAACCAGCGCCGACGGCATGTACACCCTGCTGGAAGGGGAGTGCATGGGTGCTTGCGGCGACGCTCCGGTGCTGCTGGTGAACAACCACAGCATGTGCAGCTTCATGACGCCCGAAGCTATCGATAAAAAACTGGCGGAGTTGAAATAATGGCAGTCTTCGTCAATGGTGTGATTTTCGAAGGCGTGGATACGGCTGCCGCCGATGCCTGGCGCCTCGACGCCTACGTGGCACGTGGCGGCTACCAGGCGCTGCGCAAGATTCTCGACAGCAAGCAGCCGCAGGAAGACGTGATTGCCGAGGTGAAGAACTCCGGCCTGCGCGGCCGTGGCGGCGCGGGCTTCCCGACCGGCCTGAAGTGGAGTTTCATGCCGCGTTCGTTCCCAGGCGACAAGTACGTCGTGTGCAATACCGACGAGGGCGAGCCGGGTACCTTCAAGGACCGCGACATCCTGCGCTTCAACCCGCACGCGCTGATCGAAGGCATGATCATCGCCGGTTACGCGATGGGCACCAAGGCCGGCTACAACTACATCCACGGCGAGATCTTCGCCGAATACCAGCGCTTCGAAGAGGCGCTGGAAGAGGCCCGTAAGGCCGGCTTCCTCGGTCAGAACATCCTCGGCACCGACTTCAGCTTCGAGCTGTACGCTCACCACGGCTACGGTGCCTACATCTGCGGCGAGGAAACCGCACTCCTGGAGTCGCTGGAAGGCAAGAAAGGCCAGCCGCGCTTCAAGCCGCCGTTCCCGGCGAGCTTCGGTCTCTACGGCAAGCCGACCACCATCAACAACACCGAGTCGTTCGCTTCGGTGCCGTTCATCATCCGCGACGGCGCGCAGAAGTTCCTCGAAGCGGGCAAGCCGAACAATGGCGGCACCAAGCTGTTCTCGGTCTCCGGCCACGTCAATCGTCCGGGCAACTACGAGATTCCGCTCGGCACCCCGTTCTCGACGCTGCTGGAAATGGCCGGCGGCATGAAGGACGGCAAGAAGCTCAAGGCGGTGATCCCGGGCGGTTCGTCCGCGCCGATTCTGCCGGCCGAGATCATGATGAGCTGCACCATGGATTACGACAGCATCAGCAAGGCCGGCTCCATGCTGGGCTCGGGCGCCGTGATCGTGATGAATGAAGACGTGTGCATGATCAAGGCGCTGGAGCGTCTGGCCTACTTCTACCACGAAGAGTCCTGCGGTCAGTGCACCCCGTGCCGTGAAGGCACCGGCTGGCTCTATCG is a genomic window containing:
- a CDS encoding NADH-quinone oxidoreductase subunit B family protein, with the translated sequence MGVEGILEKGFITTTADKLINYTRTGSLWPMTFGLACCAVEMMHAGAARYDLDRFGVVFRPSPRQSDLMIVAGTLCNKMAPALRKVYDQMAEPRWVISMGSCANGGGYYHYSYSVVRGCDRIVPVDVYVPGCPPTAEALLYGIIQLQNKIKRTNTIAR
- a CDS encoding NADH-quinone oxidoreductase subunit C; translated protein: MASKMEALKSVVEQVLGDRLVQSTLALDELTIVCKAENIVDVATLLRDHAELSFEQLIDLCGLDYSTYKDQPWDGPRFAVVYHLLSLKHNWRIRLKTFAPEDDFPVVNSVVDVWNSANWFEREAFDFFGIVFDGHPDLRRILTDYGFVGHPFRKDFPLSGYVEMRYDPTQQRVIYQPVTIEPREITPRIIREETYGG
- a CDS encoding NADH-quinone oxidoreductase subunit D, producing the protein MAEIRNYTLNFGPQHPAAHGVLRLVLELDGEVIQRADPHVGLLHRGTEKLAESKTFIQSLPYMDRLDYVSMMCNEHAYCLAIEKLLGVEVPERAQYIRVMFAEITRILNHLLWIGAHAIDIGAMTMFLYAFREREDLMDCYEAVSGARMHAAYFRPGGVYRDLPDSMPQYTVSKIKNARELAKLNEGRQGTMLDFIDDFTQRFPKCVDEYETLLTDNRIWKQRTVGIGVVSPERALNLGFTGPMLRGSGIEWDLRKKQPYDVYDRMDFDIPVGVNGDCYDRYLVRIEEMRQSNRIVKQCVDWLKKNPGPVITDNFKVAPPSREGMKSNMEELIHHFKLFTEGMHVPEGEAYAAVEHPKGEFGIYLVSDGANKPYRLKIRAPGYAHLAALDEMSRGHMIADVVAIIGTQDIVFGEIDR
- the nuoE gene encoding NADH-quinone oxidoreductase subunit NuoE; this translates as MLSAQSLALIDREVAKYPADQKRSAVMGALRIALEERRSTGETPEARCLNSEVIEFVANYLEIPPVAAYEVATFYNMYDMKPVGKYKITVCTNLPCALRGGVNAAEYISDKLGIAIGETSADGMYTLLEGECMGACGDAPVLLVNNHSMCSFMTPEAIDKKLAELK
- the nuoF gene encoding NADH-quinone oxidoreductase subunit NuoF, which codes for MAVFVNGVIFEGVDTAAADAWRLDAYVARGGYQALRKILDSKQPQEDVIAEVKNSGLRGRGGAGFPTGLKWSFMPRSFPGDKYVVCNTDEGEPGTFKDRDILRFNPHALIEGMIIAGYAMGTKAGYNYIHGEIFAEYQRFEEALEEARKAGFLGQNILGTDFSFELYAHHGYGAYICGEETALLESLEGKKGQPRFKPPFPASFGLYGKPTTINNTESFASVPFIIRDGAQKFLEAGKPNNGGTKLFSVSGHVNRPGNYEIPLGTPFSTLLEMAGGMKDGKKLKAVIPGGSSAPILPAEIMMSCTMDYDSISKAGSMLGSGAVIVMNEDVCMIKALERLAYFYHEESCGQCTPCREGTGWLYRVIHRIANGQGRPGDLELLDSVGNNMAGRTICALADAAVFPVRSFTKHFRHEFEYAIEHGKTLVDHKWC